Proteins from a genomic interval of Luteibacter pinisoli:
- a CDS encoding serine/threonine protein kinase: MSDAAPYAALSPDVVLAAVDAAGSWSDGRLLTLNSYENRVFQVGLEEGGFVVAKFYRPGRWSDAAIGEEHAFALELAAAEIPLVAPLVFHGRTMLRHEGFRYSLYPRRGGRAPSLETADQLEWLGRLLARMHSVGTREPFHHRTTLDRATMIDGPARAALGSDLLPAHLFDAYRAAVMRVDDAVSQRFEAVGPVRRLRLHGDCHPGNVLWTDAGPHFVDLDDARMGPAVQDLWMLASDDAMFDALLEGYGQFRDFDPTELALVPALRAMRQVHYAGWIAERWHDPAFPAAFPFAAEARWWEQHIADLHEAADAL, translated from the coding sequence GTGAGCGACGCCGCACCGTACGCCGCGCTGTCGCCGGACGTCGTCCTCGCCGCGGTCGACGCCGCCGGCTCATGGAGCGACGGCCGCCTGCTCACGCTGAACAGCTACGAGAACCGTGTGTTCCAGGTGGGCCTGGAAGAGGGTGGCTTCGTCGTGGCGAAGTTTTATCGCCCTGGCCGCTGGAGCGATGCCGCCATTGGCGAGGAACACGCGTTCGCGCTGGAACTGGCGGCGGCGGAAATCCCCCTGGTGGCGCCGCTGGTGTTCCATGGGCGGACGATGCTGCGCCACGAAGGATTCCGTTACTCGCTCTATCCGCGCCGCGGCGGCCGCGCGCCGTCGCTCGAAACCGCCGACCAGCTGGAATGGCTGGGCCGCCTGCTGGCACGCATGCATTCGGTCGGCACCCGCGAGCCGTTCCATCACCGCACCACGCTCGATCGCGCCACGATGATCGATGGCCCGGCGCGCGCCGCGCTCGGCTCGGACCTGTTGCCCGCCCACCTGTTCGACGCCTACCGCGCGGCGGTGATGCGCGTGGACGACGCCGTCTCCCAGCGTTTTGAAGCGGTGGGCCCGGTGCGACGCCTGCGGCTGCACGGCGATTGCCACCCGGGCAACGTGCTGTGGACGGATGCGGGCCCGCATTTCGTCGACCTGGACGACGCCCGCATGGGCCCCGCGGTGCAGGACCTGTGGATGCTGGCCTCCGACGACGCCATGTTTGACGCCCTGCTCGAAGGCTACGGCCAGTTCCGCGACTTCGACCCCACCGAACTCGCGCTGGTGCCGGCGCTGCGAGCCATGCGCCAGGTGCACTACGCCGGCTGGATCGCCGAGCGCTGGCACGATCCGGCGTTCCCCGCCGCATTCCCGTTCGCCGCCGAGGCCCGCTGGTGGGAGCAGCACATCGCCGACCTGCACGAGGCCGCCGACGCTCTCTGA
- a CDS encoding uroporphyrinogen-III synthase translates to MSRSQPLRNVTVVITRPAGTAGPLARRVRKLGGIPLSVPGLSLRATEDASAVDASLRRALEGDVLIFTSPAAVRFAADVLPLATRAAVIATGRGTARALRTANVANVLFPEISQDSEGVLALPELADVNGLRVALIGAPGGRGLLREALLARGAVLDEVHVYHRVAPRIDRRHIDPLLKLTRRSAVLLSSAEALDHLHRALIAPAWRRLVQAVAVVSSERLRVVALGMGFERVVVARSALPADLLATAAEVSFTRG, encoded by the coding sequence GTGAGTCGTTCGCAACCGCTACGCAACGTTACCGTCGTTATCACTCGCCCTGCCGGCACCGCCGGCCCGCTGGCACGCCGCGTCCGCAAGCTGGGCGGCATACCGCTCAGCGTGCCGGGTCTCTCGCTTCGTGCTACCGAAGACGCCAGCGCCGTGGACGCCTCGCTGCGCCGCGCGCTGGAGGGTGACGTACTGATTTTCACCAGCCCGGCCGCCGTGCGTTTCGCCGCCGACGTGTTGCCGCTGGCCACCCGCGCCGCCGTGATTGCCACCGGCCGTGGCACCGCGCGCGCCTTGCGCACGGCCAATGTCGCCAATGTCCTGTTTCCCGAAATATCTCAGGACAGCGAAGGCGTGCTGGCGCTGCCCGAGCTCGCCGACGTGAACGGCCTGCGCGTCGCGCTGATCGGCGCGCCGGGCGGCCGCGGCCTCCTGCGCGAGGCCTTGCTGGCGCGCGGTGCGGTGCTCGACGAGGTCCATGTGTACCACCGGGTGGCCCCGCGGATAGACCGCCGCCACATCGACCCGCTGCTCAAGCTCACCCGGCGCTCCGCCGTGCTGCTGTCCAGCGCGGAAGCGCTCGACCACCTGCACCGGGCCCTGATCGCGCCGGCCTGGCGCCGGCTGGTCCAGGCGGTGGCCGTGGTGAGCAGCGAACGCCTGCGGGTGGTGGCCCTCGGCATGGGCTTCGAGCGCGTGGTCGTGGCCCGTTCCGCCCTGCCGGCGGACCTGCTGGCCACGGCGGCCGAGGTGTCGTTCACCCGCGGTTGA
- a CDS encoding class I SAM-dependent rRNA methyltransferase, whose protein sequence is MNTSALPQIQLKSDRVPGHPWVWSAQIVKPAERIPPGSVVDVMDAKGRFVGRGFWNGHARVALRLLTTSPDEAVDDAWIAARLARAVALRRDLLRLDDVSDAWRVVHSEGDGLSGLVVDRYANHLVVEYFAAGMWRFRDTIHAELLKHFPGASLYWFAEQHVQRQESFDVRSNDAPSAVDVHEHGLAFHAAPGLGHKTGFFADQRDNRLRFAGLARGRRVLDLCCNAGGFAVHAMKAGALEATGVDADAAILEVARENARLNGVEARFEQGDVFEWLRAAIARGETWDAVVLDPPKLTRDRNQVVNALKKYFAMNRTALDVVAPGGILLTCSCTGLVGEDDFLEMIRRVALNAGRDIQVLHVDGAGADHPVASNVPENRYLKAVYCRVG, encoded by the coding sequence ATGAATACCAGCGCACTGCCCCAGATCCAGCTCAAGTCCGACCGCGTCCCCGGCCATCCGTGGGTGTGGTCCGCCCAGATCGTCAAGCCCGCCGAGCGCATCCCGCCCGGCAGCGTGGTCGACGTGATGGACGCGAAGGGCCGCTTCGTCGGCCGCGGCTTCTGGAACGGGCACGCCCGCGTCGCCCTGCGCCTGCTGACCACCTCGCCCGACGAGGCCGTCGACGATGCGTGGATCGCCGCGCGCCTGGCCCGGGCCGTGGCGCTGCGTCGCGACCTGCTGCGCCTGGACGACGTGAGTGACGCCTGGCGCGTGGTCCACAGCGAAGGCGACGGGCTCTCCGGCCTCGTCGTCGACCGTTACGCCAACCACCTGGTCGTCGAGTACTTCGCCGCCGGCATGTGGCGTTTCCGCGACACCATCCACGCCGAGCTGCTCAAGCACTTCCCGGGCGCCTCGCTGTACTGGTTCGCCGAACAGCACGTGCAGCGCCAGGAATCCTTCGACGTGCGCTCGAACGACGCGCCGTCGGCGGTGGACGTGCATGAGCACGGCCTCGCCTTCCATGCCGCACCGGGCCTGGGCCACAAGACCGGCTTCTTCGCCGACCAGCGTGACAACCGCCTGCGTTTTGCCGGCCTGGCCCGCGGCCGCCGCGTGCTCGACCTGTGCTGCAACGCGGGCGGCTTCGCCGTGCACGCGATGAAAGCCGGCGCGCTCGAAGCCACCGGCGTAGACGCCGATGCCGCCATCCTTGAGGTGGCGCGCGAAAACGCGCGACTCAACGGCGTGGAAGCACGCTTCGAGCAGGGCGACGTCTTCGAATGGCTGCGCGCGGCCATCGCCCGCGGCGAGACCTGGGACGCGGTGGTGCTCGACCCGCCCAAGCTCACCCGCGACCGCAACCAGGTCGTGAACGCGCTGAAGAAATACTTCGCCATGAACCGCACCGCGCTCGACGTGGTCGCGCCCGGCGGCATCCTGCTCACCTGCTCCTGCACGGGCCTGGTGGGCGAGGACGATTTCCTGGAAATGATCCGCCGTGTCGCACTCAACGCCGGCCGCGACATCCAGGTGCTTCACGTCGACGGTGCCGGCGCGGACCATCCGGTGGCCAGCAACGTGCCGGAGAACCGCTACCTCAAGGCCGTGTACTGCCGGGTAGGCTGA
- a CDS encoding 2Fe-2S iron-sulfur cluster-binding protein — protein MPTVTLIASGKRFDAAADETVLEAAQRAGIALPYSCRGGVCGSCQATLVEGDCRYPYNPPVGLSASARAHHGILLCQAVPCGDIAIQAREIASVEDIPHRRVETEVAERRMLAPDVVGLWLRPVDGEPLRWLPGQYLDVVLADGKHRPFSIASGPRPDGLVELHVRHVPGGGFTSWVYDSLKVGDRLTIEAPLGTFVPREDSERPMLFMAGGTGFAPVKAVVEHFIALGSRRPMHLYWGVRTTEDLYLADLARGWAAKVPTITFTPVLSDPDAAREAGLREGLVHEALLADHPDLSGFDLYMSGPPGMVAAGRDLFFDAKLPEDRLFYDSFDVAPDVLAAILRGRAGIHGL, from the coding sequence GTGCCTACCGTAACCCTGATCGCCTCCGGCAAGCGCTTTGACGCCGCCGCCGACGAAACCGTCCTCGAAGCCGCCCAGCGCGCGGGGATCGCTCTCCCGTACTCGTGCCGCGGCGGTGTCTGCGGCAGCTGCCAGGCCACGCTGGTCGAAGGTGACTGCCGGTATCCGTATAACCCGCCCGTTGGCCTTTCGGCCTCGGCGCGGGCCCACCACGGCATCCTGCTCTGCCAGGCCGTGCCTTGTGGCGACATCGCCATCCAGGCCCGCGAGATTGCCTCGGTGGAGGACATCCCCCACCGCCGGGTCGAGACCGAAGTGGCCGAGCGGCGGATGCTGGCGCCGGATGTCGTCGGCCTGTGGCTGCGGCCCGTGGATGGCGAGCCGCTGCGCTGGCTGCCCGGTCAGTACCTTGATGTCGTGCTTGCCGACGGCAAACACCGCCCGTTCTCCATCGCCAGCGGCCCGCGGCCGGACGGCCTGGTGGAACTGCACGTGCGCCACGTGCCGGGTGGCGGCTTCACCTCGTGGGTGTACGACTCACTGAAGGTAGGCGACCGCCTGACGATTGAAGCGCCGCTGGGCACGTTCGTGCCACGCGAGGATTCCGAGCGGCCCATGCTGTTCATGGCCGGCGGCACGGGCTTCGCGCCGGTGAAGGCCGTGGTCGAGCATTTCATCGCCCTGGGCAGCCGGCGGCCGATGCATCTGTACTGGGGCGTGCGCACCACCGAGGACCTGTACCTGGCCGACCTGGCCCGGGGCTGGGCGGCGAAGGTCCCGACCATCACCTTCACGCCGGTGTTGTCGGACCCCGATGCGGCACGCGAGGCCGGGCTGCGCGAGGGCCTGGTGCATGAGGCCCTGCTGGCCGACCACCCCGACCTGTCGGGGTTTGACCTGTATATGAGTGGGCCGCCGGGCATGGTCGCCGCGGGCCGCGACCTGTTCTTCGACGCGAAGCTGCCGGAAGACCGGTTGTTCTACGACTCGTTCGACGTGGCGCCGGATGTCCTGGCGGCCATCTTGCGTGGCCGCGCAGGCATCCACGGCCTGTAA
- a CDS encoding YiiD C-terminal domain-containing protein codes for MTTPDPTFASLEGFILDSIPLARAMGIHIPGCDGERLVMTAPLQPNINDKGCAFGGSLASLMTLACWALVEANLRSRGDDCDLFVADSSIRYLDPVWDDLRAESTLAEGGSWKTFFRTLKARGRARADLACIVPGTGDKPAATLSARFVAKRRA; via the coding sequence ATGACCACGCCTGACCCCACATTCGCCAGTCTCGAGGGTTTCATCCTCGACAGCATCCCGCTCGCTCGTGCCATGGGCATCCACATTCCCGGCTGCGACGGTGAGCGCCTGGTGATGACGGCCCCGCTGCAGCCCAACATCAATGACAAGGGCTGTGCCTTTGGCGGCAGCCTGGCCAGCCTGATGACCCTGGCCTGCTGGGCGCTGGTCGAGGCCAACCTGCGCAGCCGCGGCGATGACTGCGACCTGTTCGTCGCCGATTCGTCCATCCGCTACCTCGACCCGGTATGGGACGACCTGCGTGCGGAATCCACCCTGGCCGAGGGCGGAAGCTGGAAAACCTTCTTCCGGACCCTGAAAGCGCGTGGCCGTGCCCGCGCGGACCTGGCCTGCATCGTGCCGGGCACGGGCGACAAGCCGGCGGCCACGCTGTCGGCGCGCTTCGTGGCCAAACGCCGGGCATAA
- a CDS encoding hotdog fold thioesterase — MAIWKQPLDLDRINGWSRNTMMETLDIRFTAFGDDWLRGTMPVDHRTQQPFGLLHGGASVVLAETLGSSAALLTLNVEKEIAVGLDINANHIRGVRGGVVTGTAKAVHLGRTTQVWEIRIEEESGKLVCLSRLTMAVIPSPGGAPGNLRT, encoded by the coding sequence ATGGCCATCTGGAAGCAGCCGCTCGACCTGGACCGCATCAACGGCTGGAGTCGCAACACAATGATGGAAACGCTGGACATCCGCTTCACGGCGTTCGGCGACGACTGGCTGCGCGGCACCATGCCGGTCGACCATCGCACCCAGCAGCCCTTTGGCCTGCTGCACGGCGGCGCCTCCGTGGTGCTGGCGGAGACCCTCGGCAGCTCCGCCGCCCTGCTCACGCTGAACGTGGAAAAAGAAATTGCGGTCGGCCTCGATATCAACGCCAACCATATCCGTGGCGTGCGCGGTGGCGTGGTGACGGGTACGGCGAAAGCCGTCCACCTGGGCCGCACCACGCAGGTCTGGGAAATCCGCATCGAAGAAGAAAGCGGCAAGCTCGTCTGCCTCTCGCGCCTGACCATGGCCGTGATCCCGTCGCCGGGCGGTGCCCCGGGTAACCTGCGCACGTGA
- a CDS encoding rhodanese-like domain-containing protein gives MNDVLHKLPEFASNHLALVGLFVAILLALAGTEVATLFRKWKGLTPAGLTQLINRDSPLMIDLSASADFEKAHVPGARNVAMSQFDPEHKDLAKAKDLPVVLIDKDGRTLSKPASRLIKAGFTKVFVLDGGTYAWQNAQLPTAKGKK, from the coding sequence ATGAACGACGTACTCCATAAATTGCCCGAGTTCGCGAGCAACCACCTCGCCCTGGTCGGCCTGTTCGTGGCGATCCTGCTGGCCCTGGCCGGCACCGAGGTCGCTACCCTTTTCCGCAAGTGGAAGGGCCTGACCCCGGCCGGGCTCACCCAGCTGATCAACCGCGACAGCCCGCTGATGATCGACCTGTCGGCCAGCGCGGATTTCGAGAAGGCCCATGTCCCTGGCGCGCGCAACGTGGCCATGAGCCAGTTCGACCCGGAACACAAGGACCTGGCGAAGGCGAAAGACCTGCCGGTGGTGCTGATCGACAAGGACGGCCGCACGCTGTCCAAGCCGGCCAGCCGGCTGATCAAGGCCGGCTTCACCAAGGTGTTCGTGCTCGACGGTGGCACCTACGCCTGGCAGAACGCCCAGCTGCCGACGGCCAAGGGCAAGAAGTAA
- a CDS encoding DNA topoisomerase IB has protein sequence MSRNPPADALVVVADERAHAKAAGLVYVCDTDQGITRCKRGKQFTYTGVDGKRITDEDVLARIRALAIPPAYERVWICPNPRGHLQATGRDARARKQYRYHAKWRSERDRGKFTRILEFGAALPALRRRLRKDLALPGLPREKVLALVVSLLEETMIRVGNDSYARENNSFGLTTLRSRHVAMRRGRIEFHFRGKSGQSHDIILDDRRLVKAVRRVQELPGQRLFQYVDDDGQRQPVDSGMVNDYLREVTGGEFTAKDFRTWGGTVQAAAVLAATALPEEGGERAVKAALAQAVKDVAAVLGNTPAVCRASYIHPEIFTGWTDGDLQRRIPETSRRYPRKLETLTLAFLRRRLRAGSRSP, from the coding sequence ATGTCCAGGAACCCGCCCGCCGACGCCCTTGTCGTTGTCGCCGATGAACGGGCCCACGCGAAAGCGGCGGGTCTGGTTTACGTCTGCGACACCGACCAGGGCATCACCCGCTGCAAGCGGGGCAAGCAGTTCACCTACACCGGCGTGGACGGCAAACGGATCACTGATGAGGACGTGCTGGCACGGATTCGCGCGCTGGCCATCCCGCCCGCGTACGAGCGCGTGTGGATCTGCCCGAACCCTCGCGGGCACCTGCAGGCCACCGGCCGCGACGCGCGCGCCCGCAAGCAGTATCGCTACCACGCGAAGTGGCGCAGCGAGCGCGACCGCGGCAAGTTCACCCGGATTCTCGAGTTCGGCGCCGCCCTGCCCGCGTTGCGCCGGCGGCTGCGCAAAGACCTCGCGCTGCCGGGGCTTCCGCGTGAAAAGGTGCTCGCGCTCGTCGTCAGCCTGCTTGAGGAAACCATGATCCGCGTCGGCAACGACAGCTACGCGCGCGAGAACAACTCGTTCGGGCTCACCACGCTACGTTCGCGCCACGTGGCCATGCGACGGGGACGCATCGAGTTCCACTTCCGCGGCAAGAGTGGCCAGTCGCACGACATCATCCTCGACGACCGCCGCCTGGTGAAGGCCGTCCGCCGCGTGCAGGAATTGCCGGGCCAGCGGCTGTTCCAGTATGTGGACGACGACGGCCAGCGGCAGCCGGTGGATTCCGGGATGGTCAACGATTACCTGCGCGAGGTGACCGGCGGCGAGTTCACCGCGAAGGACTTCCGCACCTGGGGCGGCACGGTGCAGGCGGCGGCCGTCCTCGCTGCCACGGCGCTACCGGAAGAAGGCGGTGAGCGGGCCGTGAAGGCGGCCCTCGCACAGGCGGTGAAGGACGTCGCCGCCGTACTGGGCAACACACCGGCCGTCTGCCGCGCGTCGTATATCCACCCGGAGATTTTTACCGGCTGGACCGACGGCGACCTGCAACGGCGGATACCCGAAACCTCGCGACGCTACCCGCGAAAATTGGAAACGCTGACCCTCGCCTTCCTGCGGCGACGTTTGCGTGCGGGTAGCCGCTCCCCATGA